The DNA region GGGACGCACACGGACGGCCCCCGCGTCGCGCATGACCCCCGCCGCGAGGTGGGTGTAGACGTTCGCATAGGCGCCCATGTGGGCCGGGACCGGTCCCCCTTTTTCGCGCACGATCCGGAGGACCCCCATGTTGTGGATCTCGAGGGCGTCCGCCCGGGCGGCCGCGGCGGCGTCGACCAGGCGGGCGACGTGCGGGAGGTCCGCCTCGCGCGGCACGGCCGGCGTGGTGACGTACGCGCGCTTCCCGGCCGCGTGAAGACGGGAGACGACTCCGGGAAGCAGGTCCAGCGCTTCCGCGAAGTTCCCCTCGACGCGCCGGCAGTATGGGCTCCCGAGGCACACGGCGTCGTAGGGAGCCAGGTCGGTCCCCTCGAGCTCCCCGGGGGAGGCGACGCTGACGACGAGTTCGAATCCTATTGCCTTCCGCCCCGTTTCAGGTCGATCAGGACCAGCTTGATGACCGACTTCAGCGTCTCGAAGACCCCGACCCCCGTGGTGGCCGCCGCCTCGAACTCGGGGACGTTGCGCCGGTTGAGGAGCGCGTGGAGTTCGGCGAGCGAGGCGACGTTCGGCAGATCGCGCTTGTTGTACTGGAGCACCATGGGGAGCCGGTCGGGGTCGTACCCCTGCTCCCGGAGGTTCACCCGGAGGTTCTCCATGGACTCCTCGTTCGCGTCCACCCGGGTAAGCTGCGAGTCGGCGCAGAAGACGACGCCGTCGACGCCGCGCAGGATGAGCCGGCGGCTGGCGTCGTAGAAGACCTGGCCGGGAACCGTGTACAGGTGGAAGCGCGTCTTGAAGCCGCGGATTTCGCCCAGCGACAGGGGGAGGAAGTCGAAAAAGAGGGTCCGTTCCGACTCGGTGGCGAGGGAGATCATCTTCCCGCGCGCCTCGGGGTTCATCCGCTTGTAGATGAATTGCAGATTGGTCGTTTTCCCGCACAGGCCGGGGCCGTAATACACAATCTTGCAGTTGATCTCGCGGGAGGAGTAGTTGATGAACGACATTATTTGAACAGGCTCTCGATGTCGGCCTCGGTCAACTCCTCGATCCCCCCGGACTCCGCATCGCCGGCCGCAGCCACCGCCGCCATGACCTCGGCGAGACGCAGCGAGGCCTGCCGGACGCGGAGGCGGACCAGTCCGACCGAGGAGCGCCGGTCGAAGACGACCACGAGGATGAGGCGCTCCGCCACGACGGAGATGTGCATGTTGTCCCGCTCCCCTTCGTGGAAGAGGATGGAGAACTCCTTCTCCCCGATGAGGTTGGCGAGCCCCCCGGTGGCGGCGATGTTCCCCGCCGCGAGGGAGGCCAGGGACGTCGTGTCGAACCCGGCGGCATCCCCCGCGGACGCGAGGAGGGTCCCGTTCTTGTCGACCAGGAAGACGACCTTCGCGGAGGCGTCCGCCAGCAGCTTTCGGAGGATCGACAGGAACGCCTCGTACTCCGGTTCCCGCAGGATGAAATTGCCCCGGCTCATAGGCGAAAAGATACCACACGCCCCCCCAAAGAAAAAGCAGGCTCGCAGGCGGGCCGTGAGAAAAACGGGGCGGGGACGTCGCCGTCCCCACCCCGTTCCGTTCTCCGGTGGGACCCGGAAGCGCTTACAGGAGCGGGTTCTTGTGCATCTCCTTCAGGCGGACCCAGCGGCGGTCGACCTCGGCCTGGAACCGGTCGAGCTCGGGCTTGCAGTCGGGCTTCAGCATGTGCTTCGTCTTCCCCATGTGCTTCAGCCACTCGGTGACGGGGACCTTCTTCCCCTTCTCCTCCGGGTCGTAATTGATCGTCGTGACGCCGTGCTCGACCTCGTAGAGCGGGAAGAAGCAGCAATCCACCGTGGCCTGCACGATCTCGGAGGAGATCCGCTCCTCGGTCTTCCACGCCAGCGGGCAGATGGAGATCATCTTCACGAAGGCGAGCCCTTCCTTCGCGTACCGCTGGGCCTTGGCCGCCTTGCGGATCATGTCGCGCGGGTTGCTCTCGGCCACCGTGCAGACGTACGGGATGTGGCACGCGGCGAAGATCTGCGCCGTGTCCTTGTGGTGCGTCGTCTTGCCGTGCTGGTGCGGGCCGTAGTTCGAGGTGGAGGTGGACTGCCCCAGCGGGACGGTGAACGAGAGCTGGGATCCGGTGTTCTGGTATCCCTGGTTGTCGTACTCGCAGATGATCATCCCGTGCCCCCGCATCGCGGCGCCGATCGAGGGGCCCATGCCGATGTCGTGCCCGCCGTCCCCGGTCACCATGATGAAGGTGAGCTGCTCGTCCTTCGGGAGCTCGCCCCGCTTCTTCCGCTCCTCGAACATCTCGACGACGCCGGACAGGGTCGCCGCGCCGTTCTGGAAGAGGTTGTGGATGTAGGTGATCTTGTGCGACGTGTACGGATAGCCCGTGGTGACCACCATCCCGCAGCCCGTGTGGAAGAGGATCACGACGTGGCCCTCGATCCCCTTGAGGAACGTGTCCATGTTGACGAAGATGCCGCAGCCGGGACAGGCGCCGTGGCCCGGTCCGATCCGCTTGGGCCGCTCCGTCAGGTTGCGCAGGATGTTCCCCTTGACCTCCATCTTCCCTTCCGGCGTCGTCTCCACGCGGATCAGGCCCGAAGCCTCCGCCTCGGTGATCGGCGCGTACGCCATCGGCGGCGTGTACGACGGGTCGCCCGGGTTGACCCCGAAATAGGCGTAGGGGACCTTCACCGTCCCGGTCTTCGCGATCTCGAGCGCCTCGTGCAGCATCGCCTCGGCGTCCTCGACGAAGAATTCCTTCCCGCCGGTGCCGTACACCCGCGCGGCCACCTGGGTGGCGTTCCCCTTTATCCCCTGCAGCGCGGCCTTCACCTCGATCGCCATCGCCCCGCCGTAGGCGCCGTAGTTGTCCTGCCGGTCGGCGACCACGAGCCCCTTCACGTTTTTCAGGGTGGCGCGGACCGCCTCGATCGGGAACGGGCGGATCACGTTGGGGCGGACGAGGCCGACCTTCAACCCCTTCTTCCGCAGCGCGTCGACCGCCTCCTTGGCCGTCTCGGCCGCGGAGTTCAGGATGAAGAGCGCCGCCTCGGCGTCCTCCATCCGGTACGATTCGATCAGGTCGTAATGCCGCCCGGAGAGCGCCTCGAATTCGGCGAAGACCTTCCCGATCACCCCCTCGGCCCGCAGGATGGCGTCGGCCTGCTGCTTCTTGTTGTTGATCTGGTCGGGGTCGTTCATGTACGGCCCGATCGTCACCGGCCTGGACGGGTCGAGCGACGTGACCGTGGCGACGAACGGCCCGAGGAAATCCCGCACCGTCGCGTCGTCCGCGAAGATCTCCACCCGGCGCTTCTGGTGGGAGGTGAAGAAGCCGTCGAAGGCCACCATGACCGGGAGCCGGACGGACATGTCCTCGCCGATCTTGGGGGCCATCACGTTCATGTCGTAGACCGCCTGGGCGTCGGTCGCCATCAGGATGACCCACCCGGTGTTCATCGCCAGCATGATGTCGCTGTGGTCCCCGCGGATGTTCAGGGGGCCGGACACGCAGCGGGTGACGATGTTGAACACCATCGGGAGGCGCGTCCCCGACTGGACCGGCAGCTCCTCGAAGCCGAAGAGGAGGCCGTTCGCCGACGTGGCGTTGAAGACCCGCCCGCCGCCCGTGCTCGCTCCGAAGCAGATTCCCGCGGCGCCGTGCTCGCCGTCCCCGGGGACCATCCGGATCGTGTGCTCCCCTTCCGCCTTCATCGAGTCGAGGCTCTCCGCGATCTCCGTGGAGGGGGTGATGGGGTAGTACCCCATGATGTGATAATTGATCTGCTTGGCCGCCGTCGCCGCGATCTCGTTGCCGCTCTGGACCACCATCGTCTGGGCGGGGCGTCCGCTCGTCTTTTTTGCCGTCTGCGCCATTCGTCTTCTCCTTATGTTGGAACGATCGTTATTTCATCGCCTTGTGGCGAACGGTGATCTTCTCGATGTCGTGCTCGGACTCCTTGGCCGCGACCAGCGCGCCGAACTTGCAGATGAAGGTGCACCGCATGCACCCCTTGCAATACTGGTAGTCGATCCCCAGCAGGAGCATCCCGTCCTTCCCCGTCCTGGGGTCCTTCCCCTTTTCCCACACGAAGCAGTAGTCGGGGCAGGAGACGTCGCATTCGCCGCACCGCGTGCATTTTTCCTTGATGAAGAGAGGGATGACCCCGGTACGGCAGGCGGACAGGTCCTTGAACCGGTTGTTCCCCACCGAGTAGATCGCGCCGCCGATCGGGGCGTTCTCGTACCCCAGCTTCGGCTCCTGGCGCTGGAACGGCTGCGCCGGATACTTCCCGTCCTTGGGGAACTCCTCGAACTTCACCTCGTCGAACCCGCGCTTCAGGGCGTTCATGTTCGCCTTCATCAGGTTGGCGTACTTCTTCCCGAACTGCGCCTGGACCGTGTCCTCGACCGCTTTCCATTCGAAGAATCCCGCCGCCTTCATGATGGCGCCCATCATCACCATGTTGACCCGGGAACCGGTCGCCATTGCGATCTCCATCGCGTCGACCACGCCGACCTTCCCGCCCTCGAGCTTCAGGAAGTCCCGCGCCTCCGACGGCGTCTTGCGCGTGTTGAGGATCACGGCCGTCTTGCCCGGGACCGCGCCCGCGGTCACGGCGACCGACTTCACCATCGCCTCGTGGAAGATCGCCAGGACGTGCGGCTCCTCAACCGGGCTGTTGATCCGTACCTGCTGGTCGCCCTCGCAGATCCGCACGAACGACTTGACCGGCGTTCCCTTCTTCTCCGAGCCGTACGATGCGAACCCGGCGCCGTTCATCCCCATCCCGATGATCGCCGCCTCGGTCAGGATCTTCCCGGCCACGTTCGCGCCCAACCCGCCGATGCTCTCCATCCGGATCTCGAAGAACCCGAGATCGTTCTTCACCGGCAGTTTCACCGCCTTGCCGCTCTGGGTCATCTTCCCTGCCCCTCTCGTTGGAATATTCCAAAATGCATCGATCCGTTCACAATTCCCTTCGCCCCTTGATCGCCCGGCCGACGGTGATCTCGTCGGCATACTCCAGGTCCGCTCCCATCGGGAGCCCGTAGGCGATCCGGCTCACGCGGATGTTCCGGGCCTTGAGGACCTCGGCGAGGTAGGATGCCGTGGCCTCCCCTTCCGCCGTGAGGTTCGTCGCCAGGACCACCTCGGAAACGCCGCGGGCCGTCCGCTCCAGGAGCTCCCGCACCCGGAGATCTTCAGGCATGACACCGTCTATCGGCGAGATCGCTCCGCCGAGGACATGGTATCTCCCCTTGAATTCCCCGCTTTTTTCGATCGGGACTATATCGGTGGGACCTTCCACGACGCAGATCAGGTCATCCCGGCGTGCGGGGTCCGCGCAGAAAGCACACGGGTCCTCATCGGCAATATTAAAGCATTTCGAACATTTTGTCACGGATTCCGGGATCCCGGCGATGGCTGCCCCCAACTCGCGGACGAACTCGGGCGGCATCTTCAGGAGGAACATGGACAGGCGCGTGGCCGTCTTCTCCCCGATCCCGGGGAGGCGGGAGAGGAGCACGACGAGGCGGCGCAGCGGCTTCGGGTAGACGGAGGTCACAGGAGCCCCGGCGGCAGCATCCCGCCGGTCACCTTCTGCATCTCGGCGGCCGCCAACTCCCGGGAGCGGGCAAGGGCGTCGTTCACCGCCGCCCGGACCAGGTCCTGCAGCATCCCCACGTCGTCGGGGGAGACCACTTCCTTCTCGATGCGCACGGAGAGGAGTTCCTGGCGGCCGTTCATGAGTGCGACCACCATCCCGCCGCCCGCCGACCCCTCGACGGTGCGCCCCCCCAGTTCTTCCTGGAGGCGCTGGAACCGGTCGCGCACCTCCTGGGCCTGCCGCATCAGGTCCTTGAAGTCCGTCATCCGCCACCCTCCTCTGCCGGATCCGGGATCTCCGGCTCCCCCGCATCCTCGTCCGCCGCGGCGCCGTTCCGGATCGTCTCGTCCGGCGGGGCGGGCTGCACCTTGACCAGCGTCGATCCCTCGAAGGTCTGTAAAATCTCGAGGACGGCCGGCTCCCCGAGCGCCCTGCGCTCCAGGCCGGCCTCTCCCAGGGCTACGACGTCAGATTCCGGGCTTTTTTTTTCCGTGGAAACCGACAACCGGACGGGGAGGACGCGTCCGGCCGCTTCCTCGAGTGCGGCGAGGAGCGGCTCCCACTTGTCCTTCTCCTTCAACCGGTCGAGCATCATCTGGTGGCCGCACGCGATGACGAATTCCCCCTCCAGGAGCTCCCCCCGCATCTGGGAGAGGAGGCCGAGCAGGACGGTCTTCTTCTTCCCCTCGAGGATCCGCCGCACGGCGTCCCAAAGGCCGGAGTCCCCCTTCCCCGGTCCGTCTTTCGCGGCCGGGGCGACAGGACCCGCAGGCATCCCTGCCTGCCCCGGCACCAGGCCATCCGTGGCCTTCGGCGCGGGCGTCGGCCTGCGGGAGAAGGTCGCCGCCGGGGGGGTCGGGCGGGCCGCGGGGGTCTCCCCGGCCTCCAACGCCTCGACGGAGAGCAACCCCCGGGCGTTGGCGAGGCGAAGCAGGATCAGCTCGAAACCGAGGTGCGGGAATTCGGTCGCCAGCACGTCCCGCTCGGACCGGAACGCGATGTCGAGGAGGAGCATCCACTCCTCCCGGGGACGTTGCCCGGTCAGCTCCCGCATCCGGTCGAGGGACGCGGGGGAGTGGCGG from bacterium includes:
- a CDS encoding GTPase domain-containing protein — encoded protein: MSFINYSSREINCKIVYYGPGLCGKTTNLQFIYKRMNPEARGKMISLATESERTLFFDFLPLSLGEIRGFKTRFHLYTVPGQVFYDASRRLILRGVDGVVFCADSQLTRVDANEESMENLRVNLREQGYDPDRLPMVLQYNKRDLPNVASLAELHALLNRRNVPEFEAAATTGVGVFETLKSVIKLVLIDLKRGGRQ
- a CDS encoding roadblock/LC7 domain-containing protein, with protein sequence MSRGNFILREPEYEAFLSILRKLLADASAKVVFLVDKNGTLLASAGDAAGFDTTSLASLAAGNIAATGGLANLIGEKEFSILFHEGERDNMHISVVAERLILVVVFDRRSSVGLVRLRVRQASLRLAEVMAAVAAAGDAESGGIEELTEADIESLFK
- a CDS encoding thiamine pyrophosphate-dependent enzyme, with translation MAQTAKKTSGRPAQTMVVQSGNEIAATAAKQINYHIMGYYPITPSTEIAESLDSMKAEGEHTIRMVPGDGEHGAAGICFGASTGGGRVFNATSANGLLFGFEELPVQSGTRLPMVFNIVTRCVSGPLNIRGDHSDIMLAMNTGWVILMATDAQAVYDMNVMAPKIGEDMSVRLPVMVAFDGFFTSHQKRRVEIFADDATVRDFLGPFVATVTSLDPSRPVTIGPYMNDPDQINNKKQQADAILRAEGVIGKVFAEFEALSGRHYDLIESYRMEDAEAALFILNSAAETAKEAVDALRKKGLKVGLVRPNVIRPFPIEAVRATLKNVKGLVVADRQDNYGAYGGAMAIEVKAALQGIKGNATQVAARVYGTGGKEFFVEDAEAMLHEALEIAKTGTVKVPYAYFGVNPGDPSYTPPMAYAPITEAEASGLIRVETTPEGKMEVKGNILRNLTERPKRIGPGHGACPGCGIFVNMDTFLKGIEGHVVILFHTGCGMVVTTGYPYTSHKITYIHNLFQNGAATLSGVVEMFEERKKRGELPKDEQLTFIMVTGDGGHDIGMGPSIGAAMRGHGMIICEYDNQGYQNTGSQLSFTVPLGQSTSTSNYGPHQHGKTTHHKDTAQIFAACHIPYVCTVAESNPRDMIRKAAKAQRYAKEGLAFVKMISICPLAWKTEERISSEIVQATVDCCFFPLYEVEHGVTTINYDPEEKGKKVPVTEWLKHMGKTKHMLKPDCKPELDRFQAEVDRRWVRLKEMHKNPLL
- a CDS encoding 2-oxoacid:acceptor oxidoreductase family protein; this encodes MTQSGKAVKLPVKNDLGFFEIRMESIGGLGANVAGKILTEAAIIGMGMNGAGFASYGSEKKGTPVKSFVRICEGDQQVRINSPVEEPHVLAIFHEAMVKSVAVTAGAVPGKTAVILNTRKTPSEARDFLKLEGGKVGVVDAMEIAMATGSRVNMVMMGAIMKAAGFFEWKAVEDTVQAQFGKKYANLMKANMNALKRGFDEVKFEEFPKDGKYPAQPFQRQEPKLGYENAPIGGAIYSVGNNRFKDLSACRTGVIPLFIKEKCTRCGECDVSCPDYCFVWEKGKDPRTGKDGMLLLGIDYQYCKGCMRCTFICKFGALVAAKESEHDIEKITVRHKAMK
- the recR gene encoding recombination mediator RecR, with translation MTSVYPKPLRRLVVLLSRLPGIGEKTATRLSMFLLKMPPEFVRELGAAIAGIPESVTKCSKCFNIADEDPCAFCADPARRDDLICVVEGPTDIVPIEKSGEFKGRYHVLGGAISPIDGVMPEDLRVRELLERTARGVSEVVLATNLTAEGEATASYLAEVLKARNIRVSRIAYGLPMGADLEYADEITVGRAIKGRREL
- a CDS encoding YbaB/EbfC family nucleoid-associated protein, coding for MTDFKDLMRQAQEVRDRFQRLQEELGGRTVEGSAGGGMVVALMNGRQELLSVRIEKEVVSPDDVGMLQDLVRAAVNDALARSRELAAAEMQKVTGGMLPPGLL